From Streptomyces chrestomyceticus JCM 4735, one genomic window encodes:
- a CDS encoding TnsA-like heteromeric transposase endonuclease subunit produces MIDEHHPPAAGSTALPASPWQSAGAQGGAQAAQVSGPADGGCDQSPLMAVRKPAGASGDSAGLPGELPEDAETTADLPVGIGDRLEARFVDQAGTEQRTLWPDAARGVCLEECGPVRRFPVRHGKRMAPGWWWSATNGRLVHYASGVMRTQVMLLDWDPSIVAIACRPVELTWRERDGTWVRHAPHLMARLADGRGLLADCAGHGDISPRLACRAAVTEAAAAAVGWRYQVLRPPDPVLAANLRWLAGYRHPRYRGGELAVRAAEVFRRPRPLIEGVRELGDPVQVFPVVFHALWRGDLSARLEKPLHERVNVTAAPQGRRQR; encoded by the coding sequence ATGATCGACGAGCATCACCCGCCGGCCGCCGGCAGCACTGCCTTGCCCGCATCGCCATGGCAGAGCGCGGGAGCGCAAGGTGGTGCACAGGCCGCACAGGTATCCGGTCCGGCAGACGGAGGATGCGACCAATCGCCGCTCATGGCGGTCCGAAAGCCGGCTGGCGCATCCGGGGACTCCGCCGGGCTGCCGGGCGAGCTGCCGGAAGATGCTGAGACGACCGCGGATTTACCGGTCGGGATCGGCGACCGGCTGGAAGCTCGGTTCGTCGACCAGGCGGGAACCGAGCAGCGGACGTTGTGGCCGGACGCCGCGCGCGGTGTCTGCTTGGAGGAGTGCGGTCCGGTGCGCCGGTTCCCGGTGCGGCACGGCAAGCGGATGGCGCCGGGGTGGTGGTGGTCGGCGACCAATGGCCGGCTGGTGCACTACGCGTCCGGCGTCATGCGGACCCAGGTGATGCTGCTGGACTGGGATCCTTCGATCGTGGCCATTGCGTGCCGCCCGGTGGAACTCACCTGGCGTGAGCGTGACGGAACCTGGGTGCGGCACGCACCGCACCTGATGGCCCGGCTCGCGGACGGCAGGGGTCTGCTGGCGGACTGCGCCGGGCACGGCGATATCTCGCCGCGCCTGGCCTGTCGGGCGGCGGTTACGGAGGCCGCGGCCGCGGCGGTCGGATGGCGCTACCAGGTCCTGCGGCCCCCGGATCCGGTTCTGGCAGCCAATCTGCGCTGGCTGGCCGGGTACCGGCACCCCCGCTATAGGGGCGGCGAACTTGCCGTACGCGCAGCTGAGGTCTTCCGGCGGCCACGCCCGCTGATCGAGGGGGTACGAGAACTCGGCGACCCGGTTCAGGTCTTCCCGGTGGTCTTCCACGCGCTGTGGCGCGGCGACTTGTCGGCCCGGCTGGAGAAGCCGCTGCACGAGCGGGTGAACGTGACGGCGGCCCCCCAGGGGCGGAGGCAGAGGTGA